A genomic stretch from Mycobacterium cookii includes:
- a CDS encoding ABC transporter permease, with translation MQSLRAGWLSFRRIHLAALIADWRRTLLSVIGVAVGVTVVLGTLVLKAELTRPFGAFGPSLAHAADAGVLQVTPKVNGRLPFQTVNRLHAEVAGAEAVIPVVAALTPVDVAGGTHGFFLLGGSCQVELLVGSFDCEQRARDVKPATGPGVPLQIPAVIAERHGLQLGDELRIPGLPSGSAHLGWTFPEFDRVAGINDGYVLLAPSADIAASLLGSPGYATAAFVIPRHGTDSAAFASDVDRVIAGVATAGPPRPQLPAVFENATQSFNLTVLAGILIGLLISVNTILLAVEDRRAVMGTIGAIGAKPRGLFGGMLGEGAVVGALGGLLGVPSGFLLGTYLVDRFGQAMLAGSGGTIAAHFTPSLIVIGAAAGTVSGVLAMIGPAVRLAREGPLASMASVGGVQRVRTIPMWPLVAGAGALVASVVVLKIFERGSLPLNVGIYGMTVGLCGVVFLTAWIAPRGAGLAIRLLTIARPATGRLLGADVRRYAVLFALSGALLAQGASSAISSHSMQLLGTKQMAEEKADRLPAALLIAAQSVLDQRDSQISDATFERVTAVADGRSVTSRWRSTIGSGTLSRLVVGVIPGDWYSTAVYQPTDSPDRFWPGLRDGEIGLSEIAASRLGVAAGGTVALPTVAGPRQYRVAGTFRPRMVNDAAVGDIVLASDRLARADWAAVRDQIAVAYPSAAAATAHRGDFVNLGTGLRVYDNQQWRSEATNGITRFLKPFTISGYVVMAAAGLSVLNVFVLGLVQRKRERAVLRAIGMTPGQEQAVIIANAVILGALVAGMAVLGGLGLTYLWSLGSPVYYGIKIEWGALPMALRTGVEAIFILVLAAAVYPVIHARRLETVEVLRSS, from the coding sequence ATGCAAAGTCTGCGCGCCGGCTGGCTGTCTTTCCGGCGGATCCACCTCGCCGCGTTGATCGCCGACTGGCGCCGCACGCTGCTCAGCGTGATCGGCGTTGCGGTGGGGGTGACGGTGGTGCTGGGTACGTTGGTGCTCAAAGCCGAACTCACCCGCCCATTCGGCGCATTCGGCCCGTCGCTCGCCCACGCCGCAGACGCCGGGGTGCTGCAGGTTACGCCAAAGGTGAACGGCCGCTTGCCATTCCAGACGGTCAACCGTCTGCACGCGGAGGTCGCGGGCGCGGAGGCGGTCATCCCCGTCGTCGCCGCCTTGACGCCGGTGGATGTCGCGGGCGGCACCCACGGATTCTTCCTGCTCGGCGGTTCATGCCAGGTCGAGCTGCTGGTCGGCTCCTTCGACTGCGAGCAACGCGCCCGCGACGTCAAACCCGCGACCGGTCCCGGTGTGCCACTGCAGATTCCGGCGGTCATAGCAGAGCGGCATGGCCTACAGCTCGGTGATGAGTTGCGCATCCCCGGGCTGCCTTCAGGTTCTGCGCACCTGGGTTGGACGTTTCCGGAGTTCGACCGCGTCGCGGGCATCAACGACGGCTACGTGCTGCTGGCCCCTTCCGCGGACATCGCCGCGAGCCTGCTCGGCTCGCCCGGGTACGCCACGGCCGCGTTCGTTATACCGCGACACGGCACGGACAGCGCCGCCTTCGCGAGTGACGTCGACCGCGTCATCGCCGGCGTCGCAACCGCTGGTCCGCCCCGGCCGCAGCTGCCGGCCGTGTTCGAGAACGCCACGCAGAGTTTCAATCTGACTGTGTTGGCCGGCATCCTGATCGGCTTGCTCATCTCGGTGAACACCATCCTGTTGGCGGTCGAGGACAGGCGGGCGGTGATGGGGACCATCGGCGCCATCGGCGCCAAGCCGCGAGGGTTGTTCGGCGGGATGTTGGGCGAGGGGGCCGTCGTGGGTGCGCTCGGGGGACTGCTCGGGGTGCCCAGCGGCTTCCTGCTCGGGACATATCTGGTCGACCGCTTCGGGCAGGCCATGCTGGCCGGTTCGGGTGGCACGATTGCCGCGCATTTCACGCCGAGCTTGATCGTGATCGGTGCCGCGGCGGGGACAGTCTCGGGCGTCCTCGCGATGATCGGGCCCGCCGTCAGGTTGGCCCGCGAGGGACCGCTGGCGTCGATGGCCAGCGTCGGTGGGGTGCAGCGCGTTCGGACGATCCCGATGTGGCCGCTGGTCGCCGGGGCGGGCGCGCTGGTGGCTTCCGTCGTGGTGTTGAAGATCTTCGAGCGCGGCTCACTGCCGCTGAACGTGGGCATCTACGGCATGACGGTGGGGTTGTGCGGGGTCGTGTTCTTGACGGCGTGGATAGCCCCGCGCGGTGCGGGCCTGGCGATCAGGCTGCTGACGATTGCGCGTCCCGCCACCGGACGTCTGCTGGGAGCCGACGTTCGGCGCTACGCCGTACTGTTCGCGCTCTCGGGCGCGCTCCTTGCCCAAGGCGCCAGCTCGGCCATCAGCTCGCACAGCATGCAACTGCTCGGCACCAAGCAGATGGCGGAAGAGAAGGCCGACCGGTTGCCCGCCGCCCTATTGATTGCCGCTCAATCGGTGCTTGATCAGCGGGATAGCCAGATCTCCGACGCCACCTTCGAGCGGGTGACCGCCGTCGCCGACGGGCGCAGCGTGACGTCACGCTGGCGATCGACGATCGGGTCCGGAACGCTGTCGCGGTTGGTCGTCGGCGTCATACCGGGCGATTGGTACAGCACGGCGGTTTATCAGCCCACCGATTCACCCGACCGGTTCTGGCCGGGCCTGCGGGACGGGGAGATCGGGCTGAGTGAGATTGCGGCCAGCCGGCTCGGCGTCGCCGCGGGCGGCACCGTCGCGCTGCCGACGGTCGCGGGGCCGAGGCAGTACCGGGTCGCTGGAACCTTCCGTCCACGGATGGTGAACGACGCCGCAGTGGGCGACATCGTGCTGGCTTCAGACAGATTGGCGCGCGCGGATTGGGCCGCCGTGCGTGACCAGATCGCGGTGGCCTATCCGTCCGCCGCCGCCGCGACGGCTCACCGCGGCGATTTCGTCAACCTCGGCACCGGATTGCGGGTGTACGACAACCAGCAGTGGCGTTCAGAGGCCACCAACGGCATCACTCGATTCCTAAAACCGTTCACGATCTCGGGATACGTCGTGATGGCAGCCGCCGGCTTGAGTGTGCTGAACGTGTTCGTGCTCGGACTGGTGCAGCGCAAGCGCGAGCGGGCGGTGTTGCGGGCGATCGGCATGACCCCCGGGCAAGAACAGGCCGTGATCATCGCCAACGCCGTCATCCTCGGCGCTCTCGTCGCCGGCATGGCGGTGCTTGGCGGACTGGGCCTCACGTATCTGTGGTCGCTCGGCTCGCCGGTGTACTACGGCATCAAAATCGAGTGGGGCGCGCTGCCGATGGCGTTGCGGACCGGGGTCGAAGCGATCTTCATCCTCGTCCTGGCGGCCGCCGTGTATCCAGTGATCCATGCGCGGCGACTGGAGACGGTCGAGGTGCTGCGAAGCAGTTGA
- a CDS encoding acyltransferase: MSTQLISASHQRQFEIRCNVGDVALSNVAVHVVFFFERPLDTQALAGAFAHALTRFPMFAGRIAMAGGRMRIRCKGQGVPFTSVSSGRTIREAIHSVQEDSGGWLIDPVNGATARWGFGPLCKVRVTHLADDATAIGFSFHHAIGDMQTAMHFLNAWAAAAAGKPLADPVIAEDRAAYLDAHLPADGAREAGVRCLGLAEIARSALYMAKDARKQRTLSLYYGEDEIARMRDAYGCRMRLSANDVVCAHVSEALMSADPAVHRRTLAIAVNVRNQCGLDPMLVGNIVTALNVDLRRGETARSIAERIRHHVDSFADEHCDMRINQTFLDAVGRWRGARCVATSFNPIQWNPLITNWTGFGIYRLQFEGAFAVYCTPVLNIPFAGVGVLIEGADGRGLVFQMTLPPKDFEAMSSPAIRERLSRFRYADDDIPQLHREVCG; this comes from the coding sequence GTGTCGACTCAGCTGATCAGCGCGTCGCACCAACGGCAGTTCGAAATCCGTTGCAACGTCGGCGACGTCGCTCTCTCGAACGTGGCGGTGCACGTGGTCTTCTTCTTTGAGCGACCTCTCGACACGCAGGCGCTCGCCGGTGCATTCGCGCACGCGCTCACCAGGTTTCCAATGTTCGCCGGCCGAATCGCCATGGCCGGCGGCAGGATGCGAATCCGATGCAAGGGCCAAGGCGTGCCCTTCACATCGGTGTCGTCCGGACGCACAATCCGTGAGGCCATCCATTCGGTGCAGGAGGACAGCGGAGGGTGGCTCATCGATCCGGTGAACGGCGCAACGGCGCGTTGGGGATTCGGCCCGCTATGCAAGGTACGTGTCACGCATCTTGCGGACGACGCGACCGCGATCGGTTTCTCGTTTCACCACGCGATCGGTGACATGCAGACGGCGATGCATTTCTTGAACGCGTGGGCCGCCGCTGCGGCCGGCAAGCCGCTCGCTGACCCCGTGATCGCCGAAGACCGCGCTGCCTACCTCGACGCGCATCTACCTGCCGATGGGGCTCGCGAGGCCGGGGTGCGTTGCCTTGGTCTCGCAGAGATAGCACGAAGCGCGCTCTACATGGCCAAGGATGCGCGAAAACAGCGGACTCTGAGTCTCTACTACGGCGAAGACGAAATCGCCCGCATGCGCGACGCGTACGGATGCCGGATGCGATTGTCTGCGAACGACGTTGTGTGCGCGCATGTTTCCGAGGCGCTCATGAGCGCGGATCCCGCCGTGCATCGTCGCACCCTCGCGATCGCCGTCAATGTGCGGAATCAGTGTGGCCTGGACCCGATGCTGGTCGGAAATATCGTCACCGCGCTGAACGTCGACCTACGCCGCGGAGAGACGGCACGTTCGATCGCCGAACGCATCCGCCATCACGTGGATAGCTTTGCCGATGAACATTGCGACATGCGGATCAACCAAACGTTTCTGGATGCGGTTGGCAGATGGCGGGGGGCGCGCTGCGTCGCGACGAGCTTCAATCCGATCCAGTGGAACCCACTTATCACGAATTGGACCGGATTCGGCATTTATCGCCTCCAGTTCGAAGGCGCCTTCGCCGTCTACTGCACGCCGGTGCTGAACATCCCCTTTGCCGGAGTCGGTGTCCTGATCGAGGGGGCCGACGGCCGCGGACTGGTCTTTCAGATGACGTTGCCGCCCAAGGACTTCGAGGCCATGTCGAGCCCCGCGATTCGGGAACGCCTAAGCAGGTTTCGGTACGCGGACGACGACATTCCACAACTGCACCGCGAGGTTTGCGGCTAG
- a CDS encoding cytochrome P450 has protein sequence MTDLATANPYETSTPSRLVPPQVRSPKLVQGVEMTVSRRNAMRKWIKRHGRVFEFNVPFFGRSVAVSDPALVRSVFTASTEQLTNYQPNLSNFFGPGSIFALDGSQHHDRRRLLGPAFHGRSLRHHESIIVDEILRETANWVENKEFRVLEPMNRITLNVILRTVFGADGAELTELREIVPRYAKFGSAMVKFMPVPRLRTQRHSPWSRLDDVRRAFDRVIFSLIDRADSDPGLADRTDVLALLLRSTAADGTGMSRQDICDELVTLIGAGHETTTAALSWAFERLRRHPDVLADLVREVDEGGRDFRRATILEVLRVRPVIDLPGRRVSAPHFDLGPWRIPHDSNVFVSLADLHENPEIFPHPERFDPNRFFGTKQPAPAWLAFGNGARRCMGADFALNEIDIVLRTVLQNFQIHTDSAADERAYFRGVTYTPKRGGRVVVTRRK, from the coding sequence ATGACCGATTTGGCCACGGCCAACCCGTACGAAACGTCCACGCCGAGCAGGCTGGTCCCCCCGCAAGTGCGCTCGCCCAAGCTTGTGCAGGGCGTCGAAATGACCGTGTCTCGCCGGAACGCGATGCGGAAATGGATCAAGCGGCACGGACGCGTCTTCGAATTCAACGTGCCGTTCTTTGGCCGTAGTGTCGCCGTTTCCGATCCGGCTCTGGTGAGGTCGGTGTTCACCGCGAGCACGGAACAGCTGACCAACTATCAGCCGAACCTGAGCAATTTTTTCGGCCCCGGGTCAATATTCGCGCTCGACGGCAGTCAGCACCACGATCGCCGTCGGCTTCTCGGGCCGGCCTTTCACGGTCGGAGCCTCCGGCATCACGAGTCGATCATCGTTGACGAGATACTGCGCGAAACCGCGAATTGGGTGGAGAACAAAGAGTTTCGCGTTCTCGAACCGATGAACAGGATTACCTTGAACGTGATCTTGCGGACCGTCTTCGGCGCCGACGGGGCCGAACTCACGGAACTGCGTGAGATAGTTCCGCGCTACGCGAAATTCGGATCGGCCATGGTGAAGTTCATGCCGGTGCCGAGATTGCGGACCCAGCGCCACAGTCCGTGGAGCAGGTTGGACGACGTCCGGAGGGCGTTCGACCGGGTCATCTTCTCTCTGATCGACAGAGCCGATTCTGATCCGGGACTCGCCGATCGGACGGATGTCCTGGCTCTGTTACTGCGCAGCACGGCTGCCGACGGAACCGGAATGTCGCGGCAGGACATCTGCGACGAACTCGTGACGCTCATCGGCGCCGGTCACGAGACCACGACAGCGGCCCTCAGCTGGGCGTTCGAACGATTGCGGCGCCACCCGGACGTGCTGGCCGACCTGGTCAGAGAGGTCGACGAGGGCGGCCGCGATTTCCGTCGAGCCACGATATTGGAGGTGTTACGGGTACGGCCCGTCATCGACCTGCCCGGCCGCCGGGTCAGTGCACCGCACTTCGATCTCGGCCCGTGGCGAATCCCGCACGACAGCAACGTCTTTGTCAGCCTTGCCGATCTGCACGAGAATCCGGAAATCTTCCCGCACCCCGAACGATTCGACCCGAACCGCTTCTTCGGCACCAAGCAGCCGGCACCGGCATGGCTGGCGTTCGGAAACGGGGCACGCCGGTGTATGGGCGCCGATTTCGCACTCAACGAAATCGATATCGTGCTGCGGACCGTGCTCCAGAATTTCCAGATCCACACCGACTCCGCCGCCGACGAGCGGGCGTATTTCCGGGGAGTCACCTATACCCCGAAACGCGGCGGCCGCGTAGTCGTCACTCGCCGAAAGTAG
- a CDS encoding ATP-binding protein yields the protein MTVLFADVVHSMDLAAALEMERYREVMTELVGRSAAVVQRCGGGTVESTGDGVMAIFGAPIALEDHAFRGCLAAMAIQEEASRLAADVQRRDGVDLRVRVGLNSGRVIAGEIGSGSLGYATTGESVGFAQRMESVAPPGGVMLSESTARLVEHSVMLAEPEWVRIKGANEPVSARRLLGIGPRDALVGRAEASLVGRHWEMTAIDAMVDRVIGGRGGVVNVVGPPGIGKSRAARETAALAARRGVETFWAFCESHAGDIPFHVVAQLLRAGTGVADLDAESARKRVRARVPDADLQDLLLFDDLLGIADPEVPLPQIDPEARRRRLVAMINAASLARTEPALYIIEDVHWIDEVSDSMLADFLTVIPRTPSMVLITSRPEYRGELTRVAGAQTIALAPLGDSDTVALLAELLGSDPSVAELTAIIAERAAGNPFFAEEMVRELVQRSVLAGERGSYVCGTNAAEVSVPATVQAAIAARIDRLTTPARRTLNAASVIGARFGAELLAALAIDPVFDELLSAALIDQVRFAPTAEYAFHHPLIRAVTYESQLKSDRAEWHRRLANAIQERAPGSVEENAALIAEHLQAAGELHAAYGWHMRAAASSANRNIGAARVSWERARQIADQLPEEYADTLAMRIAPRTMLCATDWQAPTVQEARGRFEEMRQLCSAAGDKVSLAISMSGLAAELMYAGRARAGSQLASEQMELLESIGDSNLTVGLAFVAFANWFASGELGEIMRWSQTVIELAEGDPTKGAGFGMGSPLAIGLAFRCLAQWWLGYPGWRQDLDDAVEMARNSDPATLGLVVTWTYGAITFGVLRADDAALRATEEAVQTARRASSDIALIFAEYALAVALLYREGADDRKRGLELMMQAREWQRGRMPSLVPLTDLCAARETARQGDRDAAIAVMRNALDVLHQAGQAGYGVFGTGVFVETLLERGAEGDLAEAQEAIDWLANLPDDGAAIVEITLLRLGALVARARGDHVAHRELVNRYRAMAESLGFEGHIAWAKAMIDAI from the coding sequence GTGACGGTGCTCTTCGCCGATGTGGTGCACTCGATGGACCTCGCGGCCGCGCTGGAGATGGAGCGCTATCGCGAAGTCATGACCGAGTTGGTGGGGCGCTCGGCGGCGGTGGTGCAGCGCTGTGGCGGCGGGACGGTGGAGTCCACCGGGGACGGGGTGATGGCGATCTTCGGGGCCCCGATCGCGTTGGAGGATCACGCTTTTCGTGGTTGCCTCGCGGCGATGGCCATCCAGGAGGAGGCGAGCCGGTTGGCGGCCGACGTGCAGCGCCGCGACGGTGTCGATCTTCGAGTCCGGGTGGGCCTGAATTCGGGTCGGGTGATCGCCGGTGAGATCGGTTCGGGGTCGCTGGGATACGCCACGACCGGCGAGTCGGTCGGGTTTGCCCAGCGGATGGAATCGGTGGCGCCGCCAGGCGGGGTGATGCTGTCGGAGTCGACCGCGCGGCTGGTCGAGCACTCGGTGATGCTGGCCGAGCCGGAGTGGGTGCGCATCAAGGGCGCCAACGAACCGGTGAGCGCGCGCCGGCTGCTGGGAATCGGGCCCCGGGACGCGCTTGTGGGGCGCGCCGAGGCGAGCCTGGTCGGTCGGCATTGGGAGATGACGGCCATCGACGCGATGGTGGACCGCGTGATCGGTGGTCGCGGGGGTGTGGTGAACGTGGTGGGACCGCCGGGCATCGGCAAGTCTCGGGCGGCGCGGGAGACCGCCGCCCTGGCGGCCCGGCGCGGCGTCGAAACGTTTTGGGCCTTCTGCGAGTCACATGCCGGCGACATCCCCTTTCACGTCGTGGCCCAGCTGCTGCGCGCGGGCACCGGCGTGGCTGACCTCGACGCCGAAAGCGCCCGGAAGCGGGTACGCGCCCGGGTGCCGGATGCCGACCTGCAGGACCTGCTGCTGTTTGACGATCTGCTCGGCATCGCCGACCCCGAGGTGCCACTGCCGCAGATCGATCCAGAGGCGCGGCGGCGGCGGTTGGTAGCGATGATCAACGCCGCGTCGCTGGCGCGCACCGAACCGGCGCTGTACATCATCGAGGATGTGCACTGGATCGATGAGGTCAGCGATTCGATGCTGGCCGACTTTCTCACCGTCATTCCGCGCACCCCCTCCATGGTGCTGATCACCTCGCGTCCGGAATATCGGGGAGAGCTGACTCGAGTGGCCGGCGCACAGACCATAGCGCTTGCCCCACTGGGCGATTCGGACACCGTGGCGCTGCTGGCCGAGCTGCTGGGGTCGGACCCCTCGGTGGCGGAGCTGACGGCGATCATCGCCGAGCGGGCGGCCGGGAACCCGTTTTTCGCCGAAGAGATGGTGCGGGAGTTGGTGCAGCGCAGCGTGCTGGCCGGTGAGCGCGGCAGCTACGTCTGTGGCACCAACGCCGCCGAAGTCAGCGTTCCGGCCACGGTGCAGGCGGCCATCGCGGCGCGCATCGACCGGCTGACCACCCCAGCCAGGCGGACGTTGAACGCGGCGTCGGTGATCGGCGCACGCTTCGGGGCGGAGTTGCTCGCTGCACTGGCCATCGATCCCGTGTTCGACGAGCTGCTGAGCGCTGCGCTGATCGATCAGGTCCGGTTCGCCCCGACCGCCGAGTACGCCTTTCACCACCCGCTGATCCGTGCGGTCACCTACGAATCGCAGCTGAAATCCGATCGTGCCGAATGGCACCGGCGCCTGGCCAACGCGATTCAGGAGCGGGCGCCCGGGTCGGTGGAGGAGAACGCGGCGCTGATCGCCGAACATCTGCAGGCCGCCGGCGAGCTGCACGCGGCGTATGGCTGGCACATGCGCGCAGCCGCGTCGTCAGCCAACCGCAACATCGGCGCCGCCCGGGTCAGTTGGGAGCGCGCACGCCAGATCGCCGACCAACTACCCGAGGAATACGCCGACACATTGGCGATGCGCATCGCCCCGCGCACCATGCTGTGCGCCACGGACTGGCAAGCTCCCACTGTCCAAGAAGCCCGAGGCCGGTTCGAGGAGATGCGGCAATTGTGTAGCGCGGCCGGGGACAAGGTCTCGCTGGCAATCAGCATGAGCGGGCTGGCCGCCGAGCTCATGTACGCCGGACGCGCGCGCGCAGGGTCACAGCTCGCATCCGAACAGATGGAGCTGCTGGAGTCCATCGGCGATTCCAACTTGACGGTAGGGCTGGCGTTCGTGGCGTTCGCCAACTGGTTCGCCAGCGGTGAACTCGGCGAGATCATGCGGTGGTCGCAGACCGTTATCGAGCTGGCCGAGGGCGACCCCACTAAGGGCGCCGGCTTCGGCATGGGATCGCCGCTGGCGATCGGGTTGGCTTTTCGCTGCCTCGCTCAGTGGTGGCTGGGCTACCCCGGCTGGCGGCAAGACCTTGACGACGCCGTTGAGATGGCCCGCAACAGTGACCCGGCAACTCTTGGCTTGGTCGTCACCTGGACGTACGGTGCAATCACCTTCGGGGTGCTTCGGGCCGACGACGCCGCGCTGCGCGCAACCGAAGAGGCTGTGCAGACCGCCCGAAGGGCCAGCAGCGACATCGCACTGATCTTCGCCGAGTACGCGCTTGCGGTCGCGCTGTTGTATCGGGAGGGCGCGGACGATCGAAAGCGCGGGCTTGAGCTCATGATGCAGGCCCGCGAGTGGCAGCGCGGGCGTATGCCCTCGCTGGTCCCGCTCACCGACTTGTGTGCCGCCCGGGAAACGGCCAGGCAGGGTGACCGCGACGCTGCCATAGCGGTGATGCGCAATGCCCTCGACGTGCTGCACCAGGCCGGGCAGGCCGGGTATGGCGTTTTCGGCACCGGCGTTTTTGTGGAGACGCTGCTGGAGCGTGGCGCCGAGGGCGACCTGGCCGAAGCTCAAGAGGCAATCGACTGGCTGGCGAACCTACCCGACGACGGCGCGGCGATAGTCGAGATCACGCTGCTGCGGCTAGGCGCGTTGGTGGCCCGGGCCCGCGGCGACCACGTTGCGCACCGCGAGTTGGTGAATCGCTATCGCGCGATGGCGGAATCTCTTGGCTTCGAAGGACACATCGCCTGGGCCAAGGCGATGATCGACGCGATCTGA